Part of the Pseudomonas baltica genome is shown below.
GTCCATGGTGTTGGCGCCGTTGTCCGGGCCGTTGTCGGCCTTGAGTCAGGCGCGTAATGAATCGACGTTTGCCAGCGTACGGCTGTAACGCGTCGCCCGACTTTCGGGCCTCTTCGCGGGCAAGCCTTGCTCCCACACGGGCGGTGTGATGAACACCTGTGGGAGCAAGGCTTGCCCGCGAAGAGGCCGGCCCTGACAAATCAGTGCCTCAGGCCGTAGCCTTCTTGAACTGCGCCAATGCCGGCAGCAACTGCTTGTCGATCGCCTCGCGCACCGCTGGCAAGATCGTTGCGCTGCCGGTCAGGATCTCCTCCACCATCTTGCGCAACGCCTTGAACCGCGCTTCATCCAGTCCCCTCACCGCACACTGACACGCCTGTTCGGCAGTGGCGCCGGGCGGTGTTTCGAAACCCAGCGCCCTGAGGTGGCTGAGCAGGTCTTCCTGGTCAATCAAATCCGCGTGCATCATGGCGCTTGTCCTTTATGGCAGAAGGGAGGATTGATCGGATTCTGGTTGCAGGCGCGCAGCTGGGCAAGTCCCGAGTGACGGCTTGGCAGGGATAGCTAACAGCGTGTCGTTTTTGGACGCGAGGGACGCTTGCTGAATCGGCACACTGCACCCGGCCAGGATGGCGCCTGGGGTTTGGTCACCTTCCAGGCAATGGTTGGTCGCTAACGAAAAACCCCGGTGTTGCGCACGGCTTTACCGGGGATTTTTCTGTTGCAAGCTGACTCGATGCAAACGCTCGCTACGCCCTCAGCGCCATAGCTTTCAGCTTAGTGGCCCCCTGTCCGATCTCAGCATTCAAGATGCTGCATTGCTCCTCGGCCAGATATTGCACGACTGCTGCCAAGTCCTTCGCGACATGTCCCTTCCCGGTAGATAGATCATCCTGAATAGCCCGACCCAAAGCTGACAGCCACCGCAGACACTCGTGGCTGGCCCGCATTGTATCGAGGGATTCGCTGGCTATTTTTTGTACAGTTACTGGCGTATTCATTGGCGAGCCTCCTGCACCACAGGGTTGGCAAGATCGCCCTGGCGGGAAACACTAGGCGCCAAACAGCAAATGCGGGGAATACGGATTTCAAGCGGCTTGGTACGGATCATTTATGTAGCTCCTGTTGTTGAGGAACTATTGTTTTTTCGGGTCGCCAAACCCGTTCGCTGATGTGCAGCGACCTCGGCACGATACCGGGCATCACCGGCGCTCGCAACAGCAATACCAGGGACGAAAGGACCGGGCCTGCTAGCCCTTGGGCACCTGCCACCCCCCTCCCAATGCCACCACCAACCCCACGCTGGCCTCGACCTGCCGCGTCTCCAGACTCTGCAACTGCCGCTGCGCCAACAACGCCGCCGTCTGCGCGGTCACCACTTCCAGATAGCTCGCCGCTCCCGCCTGATAGCTGCTCATCGCAATCTGTTCCGAGGCATTAGCGGCATCCACCGCAGCCTTCTCGTCCACCGCTTCGCGCTGCAAATCACGCAACTGGCCGAGGTTGTCCTCGACCTCGCGCACGGCGTGCAGCACCTTGCTGTGATACTGCGCGGCGGCTTCGTCAAACTCGGCTTTTGCCTGGCGATCCGCCGCGCTGCGCCGGCCGCCATCGAACAGCGGCAGATTCAGCACCGGACCGATCGCCCAATAGCGATTGGCGGCGCTGAGCAGATTGCCGACGCCCTGGGTTTGCCCGCCGATCAACCCGCTGAGGCTGAAATCCGGATACCACGCCGCCCGCGCCACACCGATATTGGCGTTGGCAGCGAACACTCGGCGCTCGGCTGCGGCCACATCCGGGCGACGTTGCAGCAGGCGGCTCGGCAACTGCGCCGGTAACTCAGGTATGGCCATCAGCGGCTGGTCGGCCGCCAGGGAGAACTCGCTCGGCAATTGACCCACCAGCTCGGCAATCGCATGCTCGGCGAGATTGCGCTGCGCACGGACATCATCCAGCTGTGATTGGGCTTCGGCCAGTTGGCTCTGGGCACGTGTGAGGTCCAGCTCGGAGGAGATCTTGCCTTCGTAGCGATCCTTGGTCAGCTGCAGCGCCTGGCTGTAATCGTCGAGCGAGTGGCTCAGCGTCCCGGCTTGGGCATCCAGGCCGCGAGCCTGCACGTAGAGCGTGGCCAGTTGCTGTTGCAGGCTCAATTGCGCGGCGGCCAGGTCGTCACCGCTGGCCTGCGCCTGGGCATCACCGGCGGCGACCTGGTTGCGGATGCGCCCCCACAGGTCGAGGTCGAAATTCAGGCTGACGGTAGCCGTATTGCTGTTGTACACCGACGGCTGAGTATCACCGCGCAACGGTCGGTTATCCGATTGACGCTGGCGCACGGGGGATGCCGAAGCGCCGATCTGCGGCCACAGCCCGCCATGCAAACCGCTGGCATAGGCGGTGGCGGCATCGAAGTGCGCCACGGCGGCGGCCAGGTCCGGGTTGGCCTTGAGCAACTGCTGTTGCAGGCTGTTCAAGCGCTCATCGTGGTACAGCTGCCACCACTGTG
Proteins encoded:
- a CDS encoding efflux transporter outer membrane subunit; this encodes MRPRLDCARFAALLLALALQGCSLAPTYKAPSVALPEHYGEQVGPWHAVAADDQLPTQWWQLYHDERLNSLQQQLLKANPDLAAAVAHFDAATAYASGLHGGLWPQIGASASPVRQRQSDNRPLRGDTQPSVYNSNTATVSLNFDLDLWGRIRNQVAAGDAQAQASGDDLAAAQLSLQQQLATLYVQARGLDAQAGTLSHSLDDYSQALQLTKDRYEGKISSELDLTRAQSQLAEAQSQLDDVRAQRNLAEHAIAELVGQLPSEFSLAADQPLMAIPELPAQLPSRLLQRRPDVAAAERRVFAANANIGVARAAWYPDFSLSGLIGGQTQGVGNLLSAANRYWAIGPVLNLPLFDGGRRSAADRQAKAEFDEAAAQYHSKVLHAVREVEDNLGQLRDLQREAVDEKAAVDAANASEQIAMSSYQAGAASYLEVVTAQTAALLAQRQLQSLETRQVEASVGLVVALGGGWQVPKG